TTTACCTCATAATGTTGAAGTGATCAACCCTGAACATTTGATCGGCACTTTAAGTGCATCTGGCTCATTAAAAATGCGCTTGAAAGTTGTTCAAGGCCGTGGTTATGAAACATCTGACTCACGCTTCCCTGAAGGCGAAACTCGCCCAGTGGGTCGTTTACAGTTAGATGCTTCTTATAGCCCGATCAAACGTGTGTCTTACACAGTGGAAAACGCTCGTGTAGAACAACGTACTGACTTGGACAAATTGATCATTGATCTTGAAACAAACGGTACTGTAGATCCAGAAGAAGCAATCCGCAAAGCGGCAACAATCTTGCAACAACAAATTGCAATTTTTGTTGATCTTCAGAAAGATCAAGCACCAGTTGCTCAAGAGCCTCGTGAAGAAGTTGATCCAATCTTGCTTCGTCCAGTAGATGATCTAGAGCTTACTGTTCGTTCTGCTAACTGTTTGAAAGCAGAAAATATTTACTACATTGGCGATCTTGTTCAACGTACTGAAGTTGAGTTGCTTAAAACTCCTAACTTAGGTAAAAAATCGTTGACTGAGATTAAAGATGTTCTGGCATCGAAAGGCTTGCAATTGGGCATGCGTTTAGAGAACTGGCCACCGGCTAGCCTCCGCATGGACGATCGCTTTGCTTATCGTAGTCGTTAATTAAGTAGGACTATCACCATGCGTCATCGTAATAGTGGTGTGAAATTAGGCCGTACAAGCAGTCATCGTAAAGCGATGTTCCAAAACATGGCTAATTCTTTGTTCGAACACGAGTTAATTAAAACTACTGTTCCTAAAGCAAAAGAATTACGTCGTGTTGCTGAGCCTTTAATCACTTTAGCTAAAGTCGATTCTGTAGCAAACCGTCGTTTAGCGTTTGCTCGTACTCGTTCAGCTGCAACTGTAGGTAAATTATTTACAGTTCTTGGCCCTCGTTACAAAGAACGTAACGGCGGCTATCTACGTGTTCTTAAAGCGGGCTTCCGTGCAGGTGATGCTGCACCGATGGCTTACGTTGAGCTAGTAGATCGCGAAGTTAAATAATTTCGCTTGAATAGCGTCAGTTATTCAAAAAAAAGACCGGTGTTTCACCGGTCTTTTTTTATGTCTGTTGTTAGACAATTTGAGAAAATGACCCGAATTGATATAAAAAAAACCGCATTATTTTAAAACTGACATTGTGTATTGTCAGAATTGTGCTTTAATAAAAATGTACTGATAAAAGGTTATAAAAAAAATGGAAAAGCAAGTTGATATTCTTATCGTAGGTGCAGGGATTTCAGGACTCGGAATGGCCGCACATCTCTCAAAAAATAATCCAGGACGTAAATTCGACATTATTGAACGTCGTGAAAGTTTTGGCGGAACTTGGGATTTATTTAAATATCCAGGGATTCGTTCAGACTCAGATATGTCGACCTTTGGTTTTAATTTTAAACCATGGCAAAAAGCCAATGTACTTGCAGATGGCGCTTCGATTAAAGGCTATTTGGGTGAAGTGGTTGAAGAGTATAAGCTCATTGATAAAATTCATTTTCAACACCGTGTCCTTTCTGCGAATTACGATTCATCGATCCAAAAATGGGTTGTAGAAATCGAAAATGATCAAAAAAAGAAAGAAACATGGATTGCAAACTTCGTACTCGGTTGTACCGGTTATTATAACTATGACCAAGGTTTTCAACCGGACTTCCCGAATCAAGATGCATTTAAAGGGCAAATTATTCACCCACAGCATTGGCCAGAAAATTTAGATTATGCTGGAAAAAAAGTGGTGATTATTGGTAGTGGTGCGACAGCGATCACGCTTGTGCCTGCAATGTCAAAAGGCGGGGCAGGACATGTCACCATGTTACAACGTTCACCGACCTATATTGCTTCTGTTCCATCTATAGATGTTGTTTATGACAAAATGCGTAAGTATTTGCCAGAAGAT
The sequence above is drawn from the Acinetobacter lanii genome and encodes:
- a CDS encoding DNA-directed RNA polymerase subunit alpha, producing MTRTANEFLTPQAIKVEAASGTSAKVILEPLERGFGHTLGNALRRILLSSLPGAAVVEVEIEGVEHEYSTLEGLQQDIVELLLNLKGLSIKLFDQNEAYLTLEKQGAGDVTAADLRLPHNVEVINPEHLIGTLSASGSLKMRLKVVQGRGYETSDSRFPEGETRPVGRLQLDASYSPIKRVSYTVENARVEQRTDLDKLIIDLETNGTVDPEEAIRKAATILQQQIAIFVDLQKDQAPVAQEPREEVDPILLRPVDDLELTVRSANCLKAENIYYIGDLVQRTEVELLKTPNLGKKSLTEIKDVLASKGLQLGMRLENWPPASLRMDDRFAYRSR
- the rplQ gene encoding 50S ribosomal protein L17, translated to MRHRNSGVKLGRTSSHRKAMFQNMANSLFEHELIKTTVPKAKELRRVAEPLITLAKVDSVANRRLAFARTRSAATVGKLFTVLGPRYKERNGGYLRVLKAGFRAGDAAPMAYVELVDREVK